Proteins found in one Bacilli bacterium genomic segment:
- a CDS encoding helicase-related protein, whose translation MKATLYALPHAEHAAWHISLDFAVDCRYRFARQHAAEMLVLSPSLPFGHALLLKRALQAKSAHLPPDGKLLRKLQRYLRRCGLADIAAAASVRIVGKDEWLGQAASLPIVAGEPPDEMIVQQLTAAMSGRSLLPEEIIAILEYMGHKQAAGRWKSYVQAAYCLSAVDFKAAVEPVRISGKRLFGAFGQRPQCRCCRCGGQGKALRWTDCAACGQACPYCEACLMLGRARLCTPLVAGLPGWRNADTAPLPWTELTPGRIAVAAEPLTDYAIQYYQNRWKEMLSGAQLTASMLALQYITAPQRARLPRAGAKGPANRLRRFLLWAVTGAGKTEMLFPLIDHALVSGKTAAIATPRRDVVLELAPRLQKAFPAAHVVALYGGGNSAWESGEITVTTTHQLLRFAAAFDLVIVDEVDAYPFHNNPMLEYAVAKACRPGGAFVFVSATPPRRLRKDAQRGKIGQAILPARYHRQPLPVPRRVRCPSVDKLLTRHTVFGGVRALPKALARRIGFSLARGASVFLFVPYIRQVEPIAARLRVAFPAATVAGTSSEDAEREQKVLNFRRGIINILVTTTILERGVTIPRADVLVLDAHSPLFDDAALIQMSGRAGRASDDPNGNVTFAAPENTLSQQRAIRHIRKMNRLAWRQGLVDPPR comes from the coding sequence ATGAAAGCAACATTATATGCGCTGCCGCACGCGGAACATGCGGCTTGGCACATCTCGCTTGATTTTGCCGTAGATTGCCGGTACCGATTTGCGCGGCAGCATGCCGCGGAGATGCTTGTCCTTTCGCCGTCCCTTCCGTTCGGGCATGCTCTTTTACTGAAGCGGGCACTGCAGGCCAAATCGGCGCATTTGCCGCCCGACGGCAAACTTTTGCGCAAATTGCAGCGCTATTTGCGGCGGTGCGGTTTGGCCGATATCGCCGCGGCGGCCTCCGTGCGCATTGTCGGCAAAGACGAGTGGCTTGGGCAGGCGGCAAGCTTGCCAATCGTCGCGGGCGAACCGCCGGATGAGATGATTGTGCAGCAATTGACAGCGGCGATGAGCGGAAGGTCGCTCTTGCCGGAAGAAATCATCGCGATATTGGAATATATGGGGCATAAGCAAGCAGCTGGCCGTTGGAAATCCTACGTGCAAGCTGCTTATTGTTTGTCTGCGGTTGATTTCAAAGCGGCGGTGGAACCGGTCCGAATAAGCGGCAAGCGTTTGTTCGGCGCCTTCGGGCAGCGCCCCCAATGCCGCTGCTGCCGCTGCGGCGGGCAAGGCAAGGCTTTGCGCTGGACGGACTGCGCCGCTTGCGGGCAAGCTTGCCCATACTGCGAGGCTTGCCTGATGCTGGGCAGAGCACGGTTATGTACGCCGCTGGTTGCAGGCTTGCCCGGTTGGCGGAATGCCGACACTGCGCCGTTGCCGTGGACGGAGCTGACGCCTGGGCGAATTGCCGTCGCGGCGGAGCCGTTGACCGATTATGCGATCCAATACTATCAAAACAGATGGAAAGAGATGCTGAGCGGAGCGCAATTAACGGCGTCCATGCTTGCTTTGCAGTACATAACCGCCCCGCAAAGAGCCAGGTTACCGCGTGCCGGCGCCAAAGGTCCGGCCAACCGGTTGCGGCGGTTTCTCCTGTGGGCGGTTACCGGAGCGGGCAAGACGGAGATGCTGTTTCCGCTCATTGACCACGCGCTCGTTTCCGGCAAAACCGCGGCGATTGCCACGCCGCGCCGGGATGTGGTGCTGGAGCTTGCGCCCAGGCTGCAAAAAGCTTTTCCCGCGGCCCATGTTGTTGCCTTGTATGGAGGCGGCAATAGCGCCTGGGAGAGCGGAGAGATCACGGTCACAACGACGCACCAGCTGCTGCGGTTTGCAGCCGCGTTTGACTTGGTCATCGTCGATGAAGTCGACGCGTATCCTTTTCACAACAACCCGATGCTGGAATATGCCGTGGCCAAAGCGTGCCGCCCGGGCGGGGCATTTGTGTTTGTTTCGGCTACGCCGCCGCGGCGTCTGCGCAAAGACGCGCAGCGCGGCAAAATCGGGCAGGCCATCTTGCCCGCCCGCTATCACCGGCAGCCCTTGCCCGTTCCCCGGCGGGTACGCTGCCCTTCGGTGGACAAGCTTTTAACCCGCCATACCGTTTTTGGCGGCGTGCGGGCGTTGCCGAAAGCGTTGGCCCGGCGGATCGGCTTTTCGCTTGCGCGCGGCGCGAGCGTATTTCTGTTTGTGCCGTATATCCGCCAGGTGGAGCCGATTGCCGCGCGATTGCGCGTTGCTTTTCCCGCGGCGACCGTTGCCGGGACGAGTTCGGAGGATGCGGAGCGCGAGCAAAAAGTATTGAATTTTCGCCGCGGGATCATCAATATTCTGGTCACGACCACCATTCTGGAGCGGGGGGTGACGATTCCGCGAGCGGATGTGCTGGTTCTGGACGCGCATTCACCGCTATTTGACGATGCGGCGTTGATTCAGATGTCCGGGCGGGCAGGCAGAGCAAGCGATGACCCGAACGGGAACGTCACGTTCGCCGCGCCTGAAAATACGCTGTCGCAGCAAAGGGCCATTCGGCATATTCGCAAAATGAACCGTTTGGCCTGGCGTCAAGGTCTTGTCGACCCGCCGCGGTAA